The proteins below are encoded in one region of Methanosarcina barkeri 3:
- a CDS encoding nitrogenase component 1, with protein sequence MGISEPLETNNVISGAIEAPRYSCALAGAYSTAVGIFGVVPILHSGAGCGIGQLFGQFYGGGQNAGGPYGGTSTPCSSLVEEHVIFGGEKKLESLIESTVELVNGELFAVISGCVPSLIGDDVGAVIRRYKEKNPEIPIIHVNTSGFAGTSYEGYEYFFDSVIDQLLEEKVPKEKGLVNVFGIVPFQHIFWKGEARTIKTLLEKIGLKANLIVGEFDALENLKKIPAAEYNIVLSSWVGHETAKKLEGKFDTPYISFPGVPIGPKQTSEFLRVIGERLDVSADVIEYLISSEERRAYRFAEYVGDVLLIARPHPYFAVVADSNSAVSITKYLANEMGYLPDIVQITDNPPEEARELINEELTTGLETPAWPEIIYEVDAYRIRENLKDRNFMFLLASSLETFISGPEFNAIHLTVSFPSYDRIILERSYAGFSGGLTLMEDVMSKYAGPL encoded by the coding sequence ATGGGAATAAGTGAACCTTTAGAGACAAATAATGTTATATCAGGTGCTATTGAAGCACCACGTTACTCCTGCGCACTCGCAGGGGCTTATTCAACAGCAGTAGGTATATTTGGAGTTGTCCCCATACTCCATTCGGGAGCAGGATGTGGAATCGGGCAGCTTTTTGGCCAATTTTACGGTGGGGGCCAGAATGCAGGAGGGCCTTATGGAGGAACGAGCACTCCCTGTTCCTCTTTAGTTGAGGAGCATGTAATTTTCGGCGGCGAAAAAAAACTTGAAAGTCTTATTGAGTCAACGGTAGAACTTGTAAACGGAGAGTTATTTGCAGTCATCTCTGGTTGTGTTCCCTCACTCATAGGAGACGACGTGGGGGCGGTTATCAGAAGGTATAAAGAAAAGAACCCTGAGATTCCGATCATACATGTAAACACCTCAGGGTTTGCAGGAACTTCCTACGAAGGCTACGAATACTTTTTCGACTCTGTAATCGACCAGCTCCTTGAAGAAAAAGTTCCAAAAGAAAAAGGACTGGTAAACGTATTTGGAATAGTTCCTTTCCAGCACATATTCTGGAAGGGAGAAGCAAGGACGATAAAAACTCTGCTTGAAAAAATAGGCTTGAAAGCAAATCTAATCGTAGGAGAATTTGACGCGCTTGAGAACCTGAAAAAAATTCCGGCAGCTGAATATAATATTGTCCTTTCAAGCTGGGTCGGGCATGAAACTGCAAAGAAACTCGAAGGAAAATTCGATACTCCTTACATCTCTTTCCCAGGGGTACCGATAGGGCCAAAGCAAACATCGGAATTCCTGAGGGTTATAGGAGAAAGGTTAGATGTTTCAGCCGATGTCATTGAATATCTGATCTCCAGTGAGGAAAGAAGAGCTTACAGGTTTGCAGAATATGTTGGGGATGTACTTTTAATCGCCAGGCCACATCCTTACTTTGCAGTGGTAGCAGACAGTAATTCAGCTGTAAGCATTACAAAATATCTTGCAAATGAAATGGGATATCTGCCAGACATTGTCCAGATAACGGATAATCCACCTGAAGAAGCCCGTGAACTGATAAATGAGGAACTGACAACTGGACTTGAAACCCCTGCCTGGCCTGAAATAATATATGAAGTGGATGCATACAGGATTCGGGAAAATTTAAAAGACAGGAATTTCATGTTTCTGCTTGCAAGTTCTCTTGAAACTTTCATATCAGGCCCGGAATTTAATGCCATACATCTGACGGTTTCATTCCCGTCATACGACCGCATAATACTTGAGCGAAGTTACGCAGGGTTCAGCGGAGGGCTTACTCTAATGGAAGACGTTATGAGTAAGTATGCAGGGCCTTTGTGA
- a CDS encoding nitrogenase component 1, producing MSGTELTENELIEERIDLSRNTCPNREQRANGINVWYGKASDLAKEARSGCLRQRERNFQQSSGCVLNFYLSVRIGTIRDAVAIYHAPVGCSSAALGYRELYRHIPVELGRPANFDLHWMTTNLRERDVVYGAGEKLREAIKEAERRYNPKAIFVLTSCTSGIIGEDIEGTVSQVQPEIKATIVPIHCEGSRSRLVQTGYDAFWHAVLKYLVKKPEKKQKDLVNVASMLSYTWQDRLEIKRLLGKVGLRVNFVPEFASVEQFEQLSEAAVTAPLCPTYTDYLARGLKQEYGIPYFLYPSPMGVAHTDEWLREIGRHTGKEREIEALIKEEHEKWLPKLKAIRQEFENFKGNGEKVEVLGALGQGRLLAQVPYFDELGLKSSAAMCQDFDNLILKDLEKLIAQMGDFDILVNTFQAAEQTHITNQRDPDIAMTCPFQGGAFKRDKGVTRVHALRSDAHPWSAQSGYTGAIAFGNFLLQSLKSHSYQRTMKEKTQSTYKDWWYKQPNSLYYLKAEE from the coding sequence ATGTCAGGAACAGAACTTACTGAAAATGAACTGATCGAGGAAAGAATCGACCTATCACGGAATACATGTCCCAACAGGGAACAGAGGGCAAACGGTATCAACGTCTGGTATGGAAAGGCAAGTGACCTTGCAAAAGAAGCCCGTTCCGGCTGCCTGAGGCAAAGAGAACGGAATTTTCAGCAGTCAAGCGGTTGTGTTCTGAACTTCTATCTTTCAGTAAGGATCGGAACAATCCGTGACGCCGTAGCTATATATCATGCACCTGTCGGCTGCTCGTCCGCAGCACTTGGTTACCGTGAACTCTACAGGCATATACCTGTTGAACTTGGCCGCCCTGCAAATTTTGACCTTCACTGGATGACAACAAACCTCAGGGAAAGAGATGTGGTCTACGGTGCCGGCGAAAAGCTCAGGGAAGCTATAAAAGAAGCTGAGAGACGGTATAATCCAAAAGCAATCTTTGTACTTACGTCCTGTACTTCAGGAATAATAGGAGAGGACATAGAAGGGACTGTCTCACAGGTCCAGCCCGAAATAAAAGCAACAATAGTCCCGATTCATTGTGAAGGCTCACGCTCAAGACTCGTCCAGACAGGTTATGACGCTTTCTGGCATGCAGTCCTGAAATACCTTGTCAAAAAGCCGGAAAAGAAACAGAAAGACCTGGTAAATGTAGCAAGCATGCTCTCTTACACCTGGCAGGACAGGCTGGAAATAAAACGCCTGCTGGGAAAAGTCGGTCTCAGAGTTAACTTCGTTCCTGAATTTGCATCTGTGGAGCAGTTTGAACAACTTTCCGAAGCTGCAGTTACTGCACCCCTGTGCCCGACCTATACTGACTATCTGGCCCGCGGGCTTAAGCAGGAATACGGAATTCCTTATTTCCTCTATCCTTCCCCAATGGGAGTTGCCCACACAGACGAGTGGCTAAGGGAAATCGGGAGGCATACCGGAAAAGAAAGGGAAATAGAAGCCCTGATCAAAGAAGAACACGAAAAATGGCTGCCTAAACTGAAGGCAATCAGGCAGGAATTTGAAAACTTCAAAGGCAATGGAGAGAAAGTAGAAGTGCTGGGTGCACTTGGGCAGGGAAGACTTCTGGCTCAGGTCCCATACTTTGACGAACTCGGACTTAAATCATCAGCTGCAATGTGCCAGGACTTTGACAACCTCATACTCAAGGACCTCGAAAAATTAATCGCGCAGATGGGGGACTTTGACATTCTGGTAAATACCTTCCAGGCTGCAGAACAGACACATATAACAAACCAGAGAGATCCCGATATCGCAATGACCTGCCCGTTCCAAGGAGGCGCATTCAAGCGTGACAAGGGTGTAACAAGAGTACATGCCTTGAGGTCCGATGCCCACCCCTGGAGTGCCCAGAGCGGCTATACGGGAGCGATTGCATTCGGAAACTTCCTTTTGCAGTCATTGAAAAGCCATTCATACCAGCGGACAATGAAAGAAAAAACGCAGAGTACGTATAAAGACTGGTGGTATAAACAGCCAAATTCTCTGTACTATCTGAAAGCAGAGGAGTAA
- a CDS encoding nucleotidyltransferase family protein: MTVNTVIKPSDKKAKDAASFSKILRQHLPRLTQEYNISYISYLGIFGSYIRSEQKEDSDLDILVEFSKEPDLLEFIGLKQELSEILGVEVDLVMKNALKPRIGKRILEEIVQI, translated from the coding sequence ATGACAGTCAATACCGTCATTAAACCAAGCGACAAAAAAGCAAAGGATGCAGCATCTTTCTCGAAAATTCTCAGGCAGCATCTTCCGAGACTTACACAGGAGTATAATATCAGCTATATCAGCTATCTGGGGATTTTTGGTTCTTACATTCGGAGTGAACAAAAAGAGGATAGTGATCTCGATATTCTTGTAGAATTCTCTAAAGAGCCTGATCTCCTTGAATTCATTGGGCTCAAACAGGAGCTTTCAGAAATCCTCGGTGTAGAAGTAGATCTTGTCATGAAAAACGCTTTAAAACCGAGGATAGGGAAAAGAATTCTTGAAGAGATCGTGCAGATATGA
- a CDS encoding 4-oxalocrotonate tautomerase family protein yields the protein MPLVDIKLIEGVFSEEEIKKLIKDVTDVVVSFMGEDLRSYTLVVVQEVKSGSWGVGGQAIGLEEVRAIQAGTSKKP from the coding sequence ATGCCACTTGTTGATATCAAACTCATTGAAGGTGTATTCTCCGAGGAAGAGATCAAGAAGCTTATCAAGGACGTAACAGACGTTGTAGTCTCGTTCATGGGAGAAGACCTCCGTAGCTATACATTAGTAGTAGTCCAGGAAGTAAAAAGCGGAAGCTGGGGAGTAGGTGGACAGGCAATTGGATTGGAGGAAGTAAGGGCCATACAAGCAGGTACTTCAAAGAAGCCCTAA
- a CDS encoding Eco57I restriction-modification methylase domain-containing protein: MEMPRKKENCSLLDYSVELSDSFRKIYSVEKRKEKGQFFTNKKVASFMASLLDLRHAEIKLLDPGAGTGILSAAICDRIILESKNKLNLTIDCYEQDSEVVPYLECLMSECKNVFEKHGHELSFNIYESNFILDNANHYKRKYDLAISNPPYYKLRKDSAESLAVDHLKLDSPNIYSLFMLIVAKMLKKNGEMIFIVPRSFCSGLHFKKTRRWLVENLHFENIHLFKSRTNIFDDNEVHQENIIFKAIKKFPGERGTVVSSSYSKEFEDFFKIEATFSDIIFSKNGENYIRIPTSEKDLKIIRIVDSWEHKLEDFGMTVSTGKVVDFRTKENLREDYSEKDCVPLIWLQNLEKNGVNLNPENFNKKRGINVNKKTSRVLIPVKNYVLMKRLTSKCSKKRIFAAPFLRKEFKNFKLVGFENHLNYICGINRDLDVNEVNCLCAFLTSDIVDEYFRIINGSTQVNASELLKMPLPKYDLMYKLANVRNLDEVQDM, translated from the coding sequence ATGGAAATGCCACGAAAAAAAGAAAACTGCAGTTTGTTAGATTACTCTGTTGAGTTAAGTGATTCTTTTCGTAAAATCTATTCGGTTGAGAAGAGAAAAGAAAAAGGTCAGTTTTTCACTAACAAAAAAGTAGCTTCTTTTATGGCAAGTTTATTAGATTTGAGACATGCTGAAATAAAATTACTTGATCCTGGGGCTGGAACAGGTATATTATCGGCAGCAATATGTGATAGAATTATTCTAGAGTCCAAAAATAAACTTAATTTAACAATTGATTGTTATGAACAAGATTCAGAGGTAGTACCTTATTTAGAATGTTTAATGTCAGAATGCAAAAATGTGTTTGAAAAGCATGGTCATGAATTGAGTTTTAACATCTATGAATCCAATTTTATTCTGGATAATGCTAATCACTATAAAAGGAAATATGATTTAGCTATTTCTAATCCTCCTTACTATAAGCTGAGAAAAGATTCAGCTGAAAGTTTAGCTGTTGATCATCTGAAGCTAGATTCTCCAAATATATATTCGCTATTTATGCTTATTGTGGCAAAAATGCTTAAGAAAAACGGAGAAATGATATTTATTGTTCCAAGAAGCTTCTGCTCTGGACTTCATTTTAAGAAAACAAGAAGATGGCTTGTGGAGAATTTACATTTTGAGAATATTCATCTATTTAAATCAAGAACTAATATATTTGACGACAATGAAGTTCATCAGGAAAATATTATTTTTAAAGCTATAAAAAAATTTCCCGGTGAACGTGGCACAGTTGTGAGTTCTAGTTACAGCAAAGAATTTGAGGATTTCTTTAAGATTGAAGCAACATTCTCAGATATTATTTTTTCGAAAAATGGGGAAAATTACATTAGAATTCCTACGTCAGAAAAAGATCTAAAAATAATTCGCATAGTAGATTCTTGGGAACATAAGCTGGAAGACTTTGGAATGACGGTCTCAACTGGAAAGGTAGTAGATTTCAGAACAAAGGAAAATTTGCGAGAGGACTATTCTGAAAAAGATTGCGTTCCATTAATATGGTTACAAAATCTAGAGAAAAATGGTGTTAACTTAAATCCCGAGAATTTCAATAAAAAAAGAGGCATTAATGTAAATAAAAAAACTTCCAGGGTTCTTATTCCCGTTAAAAATTACGTTTTAATGAAACGATTGACTTCTAAATGTTCTAAAAAAAGAATATTTGCAGCCCCTTTTCTACGGAAAGAGTTTAAAAACTTTAAGTTAGTTGGTTTTGAAAATCATCTTAACTATATATGTGGTATCAACCGTGATTTAGATGTCAATGAAGTAAATTGTCTATGTGCTTTTTTAACTTCAGATATTGTTGATGAGTATTTTCGAATAATTAATGGAAGCACTCAGGTGAATGCTTCAGAATTGCTAAAAATGCCCCTGCCTAAGTATGATCTTATGTATAAATTAGCTAATGTCCGTAATCTAGATGAAGTACAAGATATGTAG
- a CDS encoding HNH endonuclease translates to MNDFRNVQPQRRPSPRHVSKYRLYKEDLRQDFKKCCGYCGDEECWGGGKRVFHIDHFVPRKILVNISEESYNNLVYSCFYCNNKKRADWPTGNENVHNDGIKGYIDPCDPTYGQQFMRNDLGEIIPLTPLGNYMYSRLGLSLRRHPLIWNLCRLEKRIVKLKELHKIGKLNENTKEFLEVLIEYTEYIEELKNEQSK, encoded by the coding sequence ATGAATGATTTCAGAAATGTTCAACCTCAAAGAAGACCTAGCCCTAGACATGTTTCAAAATACAGACTTTATAAAGAAGATTTGAGGCAAGATTTCAAAAAATGCTGCGGATATTGTGGAGATGAAGAGTGTTGGGGAGGAGGAAAAAGAGTATTTCATATTGATCATTTCGTACCTCGAAAGATTCTAGTTAACATTTCAGAAGAAAGTTACAATAATTTAGTTTATTCATGCTTTTACTGTAATAATAAAAAGAGGGCAGATTGGCCAACAGGAAATGAAAATGTCCATAATGATGGTATTAAAGGATACATTGATCCATGCGACCCTACATATGGACAGCAATTTATGAGAAACGACTTAGGAGAAATTATTCCTCTTACACCTTTAGGCAACTATATGTACAGTAGGCTCGGTTTAAGTCTGAGAAGGCACCCGCTAATATGGAATCTCTGTCGCTTGGAAAAAAGAATCGTAAAATTAAAAGAACTTCACAAAATTGGAAAATTGAATGAAAATACCAAAGAATTTTTGGAAGTACTGATTGAGTATACTGAATATATTGAGGAATTAAAAAACGAACAGTCGAAATAA
- a CDS encoding response regulator has product MAEYKKYKVGYIDESEDDVILFQQQFSDYFDIEILPIDSSTTMEDVISWIYTTHLDIIVVDYRLKENLEIDFNGNEILETLNRQRLNFPMYMITAHEDEAISESDESLDDLIFDKELVSNNLDIMVTRIENKIKKYKFELEQKEKRHRELSLKNELTIKEEEELLRLDYFLEETTSKLGVTPITLKDTKSLKKLCELIEKVDKIIEKLERNE; this is encoded by the coding sequence ATGGCTGAATACAAAAAGTATAAAGTTGGTTACATCGATGAAAGCGAGGACGATGTTATTTTATTCCAGCAACAGTTTTCAGATTATTTTGATATAGAAATTCTACCAATTGATAGTTCCACAACAATGGAAGATGTAATTAGCTGGATATATACAACTCATTTAGATATAATTGTAGTCGACTACAGGTTAAAAGAAAATCTTGAAATAGACTTTAATGGTAACGAAATTCTTGAGACTTTAAACAGGCAACGTCTTAATTTTCCAATGTACATGATTACTGCCCATGAAGACGAAGCCATTTCTGAATCCGATGAATCATTAGATGACCTTATTTTTGATAAAGAGTTGGTTTCTAACAATCTTGATATTATGGTTACCAGGATAGAAAATAAAATAAAAAAATACAAGTTTGAATTAGAACAGAAAGAAAAAAGACATAGAGAACTTTCTCTCAAGAATGAATTAACTATTAAAGAGGAAGAAGAACTTTTAAGACTTGATTATTTTCTGGAAGAGACAACAAGCAAATTGGGTGTTACTCCAATAACTTTAAAAGATACAAAAAGCTTAAAAAAATTATGCGAATTAATAGAAAAGGTGGACAAAATAATTGAAAAACTTGAAAGAAATGAATGA
- a CDS encoding sensor histidine kinase encodes MTRIPFKVSARTARLIGRENVANAEGAIIELVKNCYDADAYNCILFFDNKYHLPPSILAKEEYLILSGFSDSIDLFYTQDINGNYLLNDNSYKDTEKLNSFFSNFCHLYIIDNGSGMTEKVIQDHWMTIGTDNKNTQYETKNGRIKTGEKGIGRFALDRLGKSCEIYTLPEQEKEGFLWQVNWSDFESPGLTIDKVEAELTPVENLDLKEKIIDLTQNYEPLSKVLNDINFKSGTIIKINKLTDEWDEHLVERIFKSLEILVPPKEIPIFSIYLFSSLQENEYGEISSEFCDDFDYKVFARHLDDHSKTVILEIERNELDVDLIEKEYIGVFKQEGMKKSPYDFKTLKEKKFTIETTLAKLVPGFKDNDAKRILDKIGEFSFTFYFLKNVSSAEDSRYPYKSFSSASRKQWLNKFGGVKIFRDGFLVRPYGLGKNDWLGLGERAGISPGGAGQKRTGWRIRPNQISGSISISRVANSSFQDKSGREGIQENDAFNLFKNIIIGIIEEFEDDRINIMYSFNQFHSLRNDKESTKEKAEEFASKRIEIKKIKQISRKYFPDSDTDASKGISIVPKALKGNEFVKLEKEAEVLAEGYEIQKQELEEKEEELRLIRSLASSGLIVATFTHELKHIRTQFGKRTTYLRKYLHEQLETSKLEGLPAHENPFILIDKIEEQDNKLIKWINFSILMIKKDRRKRRDIDINEYFIAFKKTWWSFLLDRKVTLNLDPQVEKCSLKAYDIDFDSIFSNLIVNSVEAFQREGSSKERIIEIKWEVIDKSVTVLYKDTGCGLSQDYRDNPEIIFKAFETTKKDRSGNVIGTGLGMWLVKNIVDEYSGNIKILKPESGFMLQIVFPLSKQKK; translated from the coding sequence ATGACAAGAATACCATTTAAAGTTTCGGCAAGAACTGCAAGACTAATAGGTAGAGAGAATGTTGCAAATGCAGAAGGGGCAATAATTGAGCTTGTAAAAAATTGTTATGACGCTGATGCTTATAACTGCATTTTATTCTTTGATAATAAATATCATTTACCGCCTTCAATTCTTGCAAAGGAAGAATATTTAATACTTAGTGGATTTTCTGACTCAATAGATTTGTTTTACACACAAGATATTAATGGGAATTACTTACTAAATGATAATTCTTATAAAGATACTGAAAAACTTAATTCTTTTTTTTCAAATTTCTGTCATCTATACATAATCGACAACGGGTCTGGAATGACAGAGAAAGTAATCCAAGATCATTGGATGACCATAGGAACTGATAACAAAAATACTCAGTATGAAACTAAAAATGGACGCATAAAAACTGGCGAAAAAGGAATTGGAAGATTTGCGCTTGATAGGCTGGGCAAGAGCTGTGAAATTTATACGTTGCCTGAACAAGAGAAGGAAGGTTTCTTGTGGCAAGTGAATTGGTCAGACTTTGAAAGCCCTGGGTTAACAATAGATAAAGTTGAAGCAGAATTAACACCTGTAGAAAACTTAGATCTGAAAGAAAAGATAATAGATTTAACACAAAATTATGAACCATTATCTAAAGTTTTAAATGATATTAATTTCAAAAGCGGAACAATAATAAAAATAAACAAATTAACGGATGAATGGGATGAACATCTAGTTGAGAGAATATTTAAAAGCTTAGAGATTCTCGTGCCTCCCAAAGAAATTCCGATTTTTTCAATCTATCTATTTAGTTCTCTTCAAGAAAACGAATATGGTGAAATTTCATCAGAGTTCTGTGACGATTTTGACTATAAGGTATTTGCACGGCACCTAGATGACCATTCAAAGACAGTGATTTTGGAAATAGAGCGTAATGAACTAGATGTCGATTTAATAGAGAAGGAATATATTGGTGTTTTTAAACAAGAAGGGATGAAGAAATCTCCTTATGACTTTAAAACACTGAAAGAAAAAAAATTCACTATTGAAACAACTCTAGCTAAACTTGTGCCCGGGTTTAAAGATAATGATGCAAAACGCATTCTTGATAAGATTGGAGAATTCTCATTCACATTCTATTTCTTAAAAAATGTGTCTTCTGCTGAAGATTCTAGATATCCATACAAGTCTTTCTCTAGCGCTTCAAGAAAGCAATGGTTAAATAAATTTGGTGGAGTGAAAATTTTTAGAGACGGATTTTTAGTACGCCCTTATGGATTAGGCAAAAATGATTGGCTTGGATTAGGAGAACGAGCGGGGATAAGTCCAGGGGGTGCGGGTCAAAAACGGACAGGTTGGAGAATACGTCCCAATCAAATTTCGGGTTCCATTAGTATTTCTAGAGTGGCAAATTCAAGTTTCCAAGATAAATCAGGCAGAGAAGGGATACAAGAAAATGATGCTTTCAATCTATTTAAAAATATAATAATTGGGATTATAGAGGAATTTGAAGATGATAGAATCAACATAATGTACTCTTTCAATCAATTTCATTCGCTAAGAAATGACAAAGAGAGTACAAAAGAGAAAGCTGAGGAGTTTGCAAGCAAAAGGATAGAAATAAAAAAAATTAAACAGATAAGTCGAAAATATTTCCCCGATTCAGATACCGACGCTTCAAAAGGTATCTCTATAGTCCCTAAAGCTCTTAAAGGGAATGAATTTGTAAAACTAGAAAAAGAAGCTGAAGTCCTCGCGGAAGGTTATGAGATTCAAAAACAGGAGCTGGAAGAAAAGGAAGAAGAATTACGTCTTATTAGAAGTCTTGCAAGTTCAGGATTAATCGTCGCCACATTTACACATGAATTAAAGCACATTAGAACTCAATTCGGAAAGAGAACTACTTATTTGAGGAAATACTTACACGAACAGTTAGAAACCTCTAAATTAGAAGGCCTACCAGCACATGAGAATCCGTTCATTCTAATAGATAAGATAGAAGAGCAAGACAATAAGTTGATTAAGTGGATAAACTTCTCAATTTTAATGATAAAAAAGGATAGAAGGAAGCGTAGAGATATAGATATCAATGAATATTTTATTGCTTTTAAAAAAACGTGGTGGAGTTTTCTTTTAGATCGTAAGGTAACATTAAATCTAGATCCTCAAGTAGAAAAATGTTCATTAAAAGCTTATGATATCGATTTCGATAGTATATTCTCAAATTTAATTGTCAATTCAGTAGAAGCATTTCAAAGAGAAGGCTCTTCAAAAGAGAGGATTATAGAAATTAAGTGGGAAGTTATCGATAAATCAGTCACTGTTCTATATAAAGATACAGGATGCGGGCTCTCTCAGGATTACAGAGATAATCCTGAGATTATTTTCAAGGCCTTTGAGACTACAAAAAAAGATCGTTCTGGAAATGTAATTGGCACAGGGCTAGGTATGTGGTTGGTAAAAAACATCGTTGATGAATACTCCGGAAATATAAAAATTCTGAAACCAGAATCTGGCTTTATGCTTCAAATAGTGTTTCCCCTATCAAAGCAAAAAAAGTGA
- a CDS encoding AAA family ATPase, whose translation MTKARNIAIYGKGGIGKSTTSSNLSAALSDLGLTVMQIGCDPKSDSTNNLRGGKSIPSVLDAMRSGKRVEISDIVYEGFNGILCVEAGGPEPGVGCAGRGIITAIELLRQKNVFEEFNPDVVIYDVLGDVVCGGFSIPIREGVAEQVYTVASSDFMAIYAANNLFKGIRKYANNGGALFSGIIANSMNQPIQKEIINDFASQTKTTIAGYVPRSLDVTRSELRGQTVVEHAPDSEQAEIYRELARGILNNNKKYVPAPLESEELKTWAESWSDILLKEREQVSGHEGKVKNSSVEEGTPISSEA comes from the coding sequence ATGACAAAAGCAAGAAACATCGCAATATATGGAAAAGGCGGTATCGGGAAATCAACTACCTCATCAAATCTTTCAGCGGCTCTTTCTGACCTGGGTCTTACTGTAATGCAAATTGGCTGTGACCCTAAGAGCGACTCCACAAATAACCTGAGAGGAGGCAAATCTATTCCTTCCGTTCTTGATGCTATGAGAAGTGGAAAAAGGGTTGAGATTAGCGACATCGTCTATGAGGGGTTCAATGGAATCCTCTGTGTGGAAGCAGGCGGTCCTGAGCCTGGTGTAGGCTGCGCTGGCAGAGGTATTATTACTGCAATCGAACTTTTAAGGCAAAAAAACGTCTTTGAGGAATTTAACCCTGATGTTGTAATTTATGACGTGCTTGGAGACGTTGTCTGTGGAGGATTCTCAATCCCTATCCGTGAAGGTGTTGCAGAACAGGTATACACTGTTGCATCCTCGGATTTCATGGCAATCTATGCAGCAAATAATCTCTTCAAAGGTATAAGGAAATACGCAAACAACGGCGGTGCCCTTTTCAGCGGAATAATTGCAAATTCAATGAACCAGCCTATTCAAAAAGAGATAATAAATGACTTTGCGAGTCAGACAAAAACAACAATCGCAGGGTATGTACCCCGTTCACTTGATGTTACAAGGAGTGAACTCAGAGGACAGACTGTAGTTGAACATGCACCTGATTCCGAGCAGGCTGAGATATATAGAGAACTTGCAAGAGGCATTTTGAATAACAATAAGAAATATGTTCCTGCTCCTCTTGAGTCCGAAGAACTCAAAACCTGGGCAGAAAGCTGGTCTGATATACTCCTCAAGGAACGGGAACAGGTAAGTGGACATGAAGGAAAAGTGAAAAACAGTAGCGTTGAAGAAGGAACGCCAATAAGTTCGGAAGCATGA
- a CDS encoding helix-turn-helix domain-containing protein gives MNEFNYEKLEKLPPSAKLVFKTLEAKGQMTQKDIIRETILPSRTVRYAINRLKEEKILMERFYFIDSRQSLYEIKKPSNQILAV, from the coding sequence GTGAATGAGTTTAATTACGAAAAACTTGAGAAACTGCCTCCGTCTGCAAAGCTGGTATTTAAAACCCTTGAGGCTAAAGGGCAGATGACACAGAAAGACATAATTCGTGAAACAATACTTCCTTCACGCACAGTAAGATATGCAATAAACAGGCTAAAGGAAGAAAAAATTTTAATGGAACGTTTTTATTTCATTGACTCACGTCAGAGCCTTTACGAAATAAAAAAACCTTCAAATCAGATTCTTGCAGTATGA
- a CDS encoding cysteine hydrolase family protein translates to MTNDFVYETYEYAGTLYEGKLVAPMAKEIVDKIARLIIKVVKGGTVSVIRIPKDHLNAFMNPELELKAAELGIDEVFITGLVEEVCIYINSLGFLERGFRTNIVKGCTAPFDEEKGREAFSELTECGAKMVDDIPDDIKVILLLEDEHNENSEEIKSGDWPPHNMKGTPGAMTVKTIRDVLEERYS, encoded by the coding sequence ATGACTAACGATTTCGTGTATGAGACCTACGAATATGCAGGAACGTTATATGAGGGAAAACTTGTAGCCCCTATGGCAAAGGAAATTGTTGACAAAATAGCCAGGCTAATAATAAAGGTAGTAAAAGGGGGAACAGTTAGTGTCATCAGAATTCCGAAAGATCACCTCAATGCCTTTATGAACCCGGAACTCGAACTGAAAGCAGCAGAGCTCGGAATCGATGAAGTATTCATTACAGGCCTGGTTGAGGAAGTCTGCATATATATTAATAGCCTTGGTTTCCTTGAAAGAGGTTTTCGAACAAACATCGTAAAAGGTTGTACAGCTCCTTTTGATGAAGAAAAAGGTAGAGAAGCCTTTAGCGAACTTACGGAATGCGGAGCAAAAATGGTTGACGATATTCCTGATGACATAAAGGTTATCCTGCTCCTCGAAGACGAACACAATGAAAATTCCGAAGAAATAAAATCAGGAGACTGGCCACCTCATAATATGAAAGGAACTCCAGGAGCTATGACTGTAAAGACGATCAGGGATGTGCTTGAGGAAAGGTATAGTTAA